Proteins encoded in a region of the Apilactobacillus apisilvae genome:
- the purH gene encoding bifunctional phosphoribosylaminoimidazolecarboxamide formyltransferase/IMP cyclohydrolase: MKKLALLSVYDKTGIVEFAKELEARDFEVISTGGTLKKLLANGIKATAVDDITNFKEMLDGRVKTLHPRIHAGILAKRDNKIHMQQLSDENIQPIDLVCVNLYPFKATIEKPDVTDDEAIENIDIGGPSMLRAAAKNSQDVIVLTDVHDYDEYLKRYDDDNLDQQFHRHLAAKVFRSTAAYDALIAKYLTKEEFPDKLTMTYEKVEAMRYGENSHQQAAYYKQAIPEKYSLANAKQLHGKTLSYNNIRDADAALRVIAEFPDDPAVVALKHMNPCGIGTAKTLLDAWQEAFDADPISIFGGIIVLNREVDLKTAQKMHEIFLEIVIAPSFTDEAYDVLAKKKNIRLITLPFGPVDQNGHDEVSVLGGMLVQNRDLLHETPNNFKVVSKVQPSKQQLKALAFGQNAVKHVKSNAIVVTTGTKTLGVGAGQMNRIDSTKIAIDKAQSKDGYDNAIMASDAFFPMDDCVEFAGKHGIKAIVEPGGSIKDQASIDKANELGVALVFSGKRHFKH; the protein is encoded by the coding sequence TTGAAAAAGTTAGCATTATTAAGTGTTTATGATAAAACCGGAATTGTTGAATTTGCTAAGGAATTGGAAGCAAGAGATTTTGAAGTCATATCCACGGGTGGGACTTTAAAGAAATTGCTAGCTAATGGAATTAAGGCTACTGCAGTTGATGATATTACTAATTTTAAAGAAATGCTTGACGGACGTGTTAAAACTCTTCACCCAAGAATTCATGCAGGTATTTTGGCTAAACGCGATAACAAAATACATATGCAACAACTATCAGACGAAAACATTCAGCCAATCGATTTAGTTTGCGTTAACTTATATCCATTTAAGGCAACTATTGAAAAGCCAGATGTAACAGATGATGAAGCCATTGAAAACATTGATATTGGTGGTCCATCAATGTTAAGAGCTGCTGCTAAAAATAGCCAAGATGTGATTGTCTTAACTGATGTTCATGATTATGATGAATATCTTAAACGCTATGATGACGACAACTTGGATCAACAATTTCATCGTCATTTAGCTGCTAAAGTTTTTAGATCAACGGCAGCTTATGATGCATTAATTGCAAAATACTTAACTAAAGAAGAATTCCCTGATAAATTAACGATGACTTATGAAAAAGTTGAAGCAATGCGTTATGGTGAAAATAGCCATCAACAAGCTGCATACTACAAACAAGCGATTCCTGAAAAGTATTCATTAGCTAACGCTAAGCAACTACATGGGAAAACATTATCATACAATAATATTCGGGATGCCGATGCAGCTTTAAGAGTAATTGCTGAATTTCCTGATGATCCAGCTGTTGTTGCTTTAAAACATATGAATCCTTGTGGAATTGGTACAGCTAAAACCTTATTAGATGCTTGGCAAGAAGCATTTGATGCTGATCCTATTTCTATTTTCGGTGGAATTATTGTTTTAAATCGTGAAGTTGATTTAAAAACTGCCCAAAAAATGCACGAAATTTTCTTAGAAATTGTTATTGCACCATCATTCACAGATGAAGCTTACGATGTTTTGGCCAAAAAGAAAAATATCCGATTAATTACTTTACCATTTGGACCTGTCGATCAAAATGGTCATGATGAAGTCAGTGTTTTAGGTGGAATGTTAGTTCAAAATCGTGATTTACTCCATGAAACACCTAATAATTTTAAAGTGGTCTCAAAAGTTCAACCAAGTAAGCAACAACTAAAGGCTTTGGCATTTGGACAAAATGCAGTTAAGCATGTTAAAAGTAATGCCATTGTTGTAACTACTGGCACTAAAACTTTAGGTGTTGGTGCTGGGCAAATGAACCGCATTGATTCGACCAAAATTGCGATTGATAAGGCACAATCCAAAGATGGATATGATAATGCTATTATGGCATCTGATGCATTTTTCCCAATGGATGATTGTGTTGAATTTGCCGGAAAACATGGGATTAAAGCAATTGTTGAGCCTGGTGGTAGTATTAAAGATCAAGCTTCAATTGATAAAGCTAATGAATTAGGAGTTGCACTGGTCTTTAGTGGAAAGCGTCATTTCAAGCATTAA
- the purN gene encoding phosphoribosylglycinamide formyltransferase: MNKQLNSSENKLNVAIFASGNGTNFQAIIEANLPIEVKVLVCDHPDAYVLKRAKKAQVPVMVSKVKNGISKEERENNILQCLKANNVKAIFLAGYMRIIGSTLLNAFPKRILNIHPALLPNFPGKNGILDAYNAKVSVTGVTIHYIDAGIDTGQIINQVKVKRYPNDSLKDLETRIHQVEHQLYPNTIHELINKGVL, from the coding sequence ATGAACAAGCAGTTGAATTCATCGGAAAATAAGCTAAATGTTGCAATATTTGCTTCTGGTAATGGGACTAACTTTCAAGCAATTATTGAGGCTAATTTACCGATCGAAGTCAAAGTTTTAGTTTGTGACCATCCTGATGCTTATGTTTTAAAACGGGCTAAAAAAGCCCAAGTTCCAGTTATGGTTTCAAAGGTGAAAAATGGCATCAGTAAAGAAGAACGGGAAAATAATATTTTACAGTGTTTGAAAGCTAATAATGTTAAGGCAATTTTTTTAGCAGGTTACATGCGAATTATTGGTTCCACATTATTAAATGCTTTTCCCAAACGCATTTTAAATATTCATCCCGCACTATTACCTAATTTCCCCGGTAAAAATGGCATTTTAGATGCCTATAATGCAAAAGTCAGTGTTACTGGCGTCACGATTCATTATATTGATGCTGGTATTGATACTGGTCAAATTATTAATCAAGTTAAAGTCAAAAGATATCCTAATGATAGTTTGAAAGATTTAGAAACTAGAATTCATCAAGTTGAGCACCAATTATATCCAAATACTATTCATGAATTAATTAATAAAGGGGTTCTATAA
- the purM gene encoding phosphoribosylformylglycinamidine cyclo-ligase, whose protein sequence is MSDKYQEAGVSIDNGTKAVKSISEIVKSTQDQNVMAGIGGFGAEYSLVNDIKKINNPVLVSGTDGVGTKLLLAIQANQHTKIGIDLVAMCANDILAQGAKPLFFLDYLGIGQLQPDKVKQIVSGVADGCKQAGLSLIGGEMAEMPGIYKSKDYDLSGFAVGIANHDELLGANNVNSGDIVIGLKSSGIHSNGYSLVRKIISDAKLDLNKKYDELDDKLINVLLKPTKLYYKSVYALVEAGLVNSMAHITGGGIADNLARSIPKNLTAQIKIGSWKIPTIFKFLKTKGHLQQSDMDEVFNQGIGMALVVSPDNLKKVINGLEESQENYYQIGMVVNRNEQAVEFIGK, encoded by the coding sequence TTGTCAGATAAATATCAAGAAGCTGGCGTTAGCATTGATAATGGTACAAAAGCTGTTAAAAGTATTAGCGAAATTGTTAAATCAACACAAGATCAAAATGTAATGGCTGGAATTGGGGGCTTTGGTGCTGAATATAGTTTAGTTAATGATATAAAAAAAATAAATAATCCAGTTTTAGTTTCTGGAACCGATGGAGTGGGCACTAAATTATTGTTAGCGATTCAAGCCAATCAACATACAAAAATTGGGATTGACCTAGTTGCAATGTGTGCAAATGATATTTTGGCACAAGGAGCAAAACCTTTATTTTTTCTTGATTATTTGGGAATTGGTCAGCTTCAACCAGATAAAGTTAAGCAAATAGTAAGTGGAGTTGCTGATGGTTGCAAACAAGCAGGATTATCATTAATTGGTGGCGAAATGGCTGAGATGCCAGGTATTTACAAATCAAAAGATTATGATTTAAGTGGTTTTGCCGTTGGAATCGCTAACCATGATGAATTATTAGGTGCCAATAATGTTAATTCAGGTGACATTGTCATTGGATTAAAATCTTCAGGAATCCATTCTAATGGTTATTCATTAGTCCGTAAGATAATTAGCGATGCAAAATTGGATTTAAACAAAAAATATGATGAATTAGATGACAAACTAATTAACGTTTTATTGAAACCCACTAAATTATATTACAAAAGTGTTTATGCATTAGTTGAAGCCGGTTTAGTTAACTCAATGGCCCATATTACCGGTGGTGGGATTGCTGATAACTTAGCTCGAAGTATTCCCAAAAATTTAACTGCGCAAATTAAAATTGGTAGTTGGAAAATTCCAACAATTTTTAAATTTTTAAAAACAAAAGGTCATTTACAACAATCTGATATGGATGAAGTCTTTAATCAAGGAATTGGGATGGCTTTAGTAGTTTCGCCAGATAATCTAAAGAAGGTGATTAATGGATTAGAAGAATCGCAAGAAAATTATTATCAAATTGGTATGGTGGTGAATAGAAATGAACAAGCAGTTGAATTCATCGGAAAATAA
- the purF gene encoding amidophosphoribosyltransferase — translation MLHEVKSLNEECGIFGIWNANNAAEYAYFGMHSLQHRGQEGAGIVSFDDKNIYMHKGEGLLSKIFADKNNLNKLTGRSAIGHIRYATAGSHGLQNIQPFFFNDPRMPFAISHNGNLTNAKSLRDDLTDNGAHFQADSDSELLGSLMMLDQHESFIDRLKVSLKKLHGGFAFIIMTPKGMLGVADPHGLRPIVLGKTKAGSYILCSETCALDAVNAQYVRDVQPGELVHIDNNDYKIDHYTPSQGLSICSLEYIYFARSDSIIHGVSVHSARKKMGIQVAKEHPVKADVVIGVPNSSLDAALGYAEASGIPFDMGMIKNQYVARTFIEPTQDKRELGVSMKLAAVKSVVSGKDIVLVDDSIVRGTTSKYIVQLLKEAGAKSIHVRIASPVIKYPCFYGVDIESKTELIGANQSVAEIKNTIGADSLGYLSVDGLIKSINLNCNNKYHGLCTAYFDGQYPTDLDDYKAKYDEETEQIKAHKGAEQFVR, via the coding sequence ATGCTACATGAAGTAAAAAGTTTAAATGAAGAATGTGGAATCTTTGGCATTTGGAACGCTAATAATGCAGCCGAATATGCTTATTTTGGAATGCACAGTTTACAACATCGTGGTCAAGAAGGTGCCGGAATTGTTTCTTTTGATGATAAGAATATATATATGCATAAAGGTGAGGGCCTATTATCAAAAATATTTGCTGATAAAAATAATTTAAATAAATTAACTGGTCGTTCGGCAATTGGTCACATTCGTTATGCGACTGCTGGTAGTCATGGATTGCAAAATATTCAACCTTTCTTCTTTAATGATCCTAGAATGCCATTTGCGATTTCACATAATGGCAATTTAACCAATGCTAAATCTTTAAGAGATGATTTAACTGACAATGGTGCACATTTCCAAGCTGATTCAGACAGTGAATTATTAGGATCACTCATGATGCTAGATCAACATGAAAGTTTTATCGATCGATTAAAGGTATCTCTTAAAAAATTACATGGTGGTTTTGCTTTTATTATTATGACTCCTAAAGGGATGCTTGGAGTTGCTGATCCTCACGGCTTAAGACCAATTGTTTTAGGTAAAACTAAAGCTGGCAGTTACATTTTATGTAGTGAAACTTGTGCTTTGGATGCAGTTAATGCCCAATATGTACGCGATGTGCAACCAGGGGAACTTGTTCACATTGATAATAATGATTATAAAATTGATCATTATACACCTTCGCAGGGATTAAGTATTTGCTCGCTAGAATATATTTATTTTGCCCGTTCTGACTCAATCATCCACGGTGTCAGTGTTCATAGTGCTCGTAAAAAAATGGGTATTCAGGTTGCAAAAGAGCATCCCGTAAAAGCTGATGTTGTGATTGGAGTACCTAATTCTTCATTAGATGCCGCTTTAGGATATGCAGAGGCAAGTGGGATTCCCTTTGATATGGGAATGATTAAAAATCAATATGTTGCAAGAACTTTTATTGAACCCACTCAGGACAAACGCGAATTAGGCGTTTCAATGAAATTAGCAGCGGTTAAATCTGTTGTTAGTGGTAAAGACATTGTTTTAGTTGACGATTCAATTGTTCGCGGAACGACTAGTAAATACATTGTTCAATTATTAAAAGAAGCTGGTGCTAAATCAATTCATGTTCGCATTGCTTCACCAGTTATTAAGTATCCTTGCTTTTATGGTGTGGATATTGAGAGTAAAACTGAATTAATTGGTGCAAACCAATCAGTTGCAGAGATCAAAAATACGATTGGGGCTGATTCATTAGGCTATCTAAGTGTTGATGGGTTAATTAAATCAATCAATTTGAATTGTAATAATAAATATCATGGGTTATGTACTGCTTATTTTGACGGACAATATCCAACCGATTTAGATGATTATAAAGCTAAATATGATGAAGAAACTGAACAAATCAAAGCACATAAAGGAGCTGAACAATTTGTCAGATAA
- the purL gene encoding phosphoribosylformylglycinamidine synthase subunit PurL, with the protein MLKQGTELSAEAIRDQRVYLKMGLTDQEYQLIVDKLIHRLPNYTEIGLYSAMWSEHCSYKNSKPILKKFWSDGSRVIQGPGEGAGVLDINDGQAVVFKAESHNHPSFVEPYEGASTGVGGIIRDIFSMGAKPVASLDSLRFGEIKYPKNQFLLNRVVSGIAGYGNCIGIPTVGGEIGFDDTYNGNPLVNVMCVGLMDQSDIEVGRSKGTGNAIIYVGAKTGRDGINGATFASSEFSEKEASDRSAVQVGDPFMEKLLVDACLEIIKNHSDILVGIQDMGAAGIVSSSAEMAAKANSGVDLDLDLVPKRENSMTPYEIMLSESQERMLLCIKKGYEQEVIDIFKDFGLEAVNIGHVNNDGQYRLSYLGKSVCDIPTKSLVDDVPEYKHPLIRPDRLVKKRENFIPKISQPYKTLSNLLSQPTIASKENVYRQYDSRVQTNTVLSPGSDAAVVRVRHTNKSLAMTTDCNSRYIYLNPYVGGQIAVAEAARNIIASGGQPIGITDCLNFGNPDDADSYYSMDKSVEGMSKACELFDTPVVGGNVSLYNETDSKAIYPTPMVGMVGLIEDNNYITTQHATKANQLVYIIGETYDDFNGSELQKMINKEISGDIKHFNLQKEYDNQKLVQSAIQKGLVESAHDISEGGLGVSLVESLFKNNLGFDGSMNITSAQLFSETQSRFVLTVDKDNQYEFEALMKSNATFIGKTTDGPFINFKLNNNNLNGEMETLKNAWKEGLACYMK; encoded by the coding sequence ATGCTAAAACAAGGCACAGAGTTATCAGCAGAGGCAATTCGTGATCAAAGAGTTTACTTAAAAATGGGATTAACTGACCAAGAATATCAATTAATTGTTGATAAATTAATTCATCGATTACCAAATTATACTGAAATTGGTCTATATTCTGCAATGTGGAGTGAGCATTGCTCATATAAAAATTCTAAACCAATTTTAAAAAAGTTTTGGTCAGATGGGTCACGAGTTATTCAAGGCCCTGGTGAGGGTGCCGGTGTTTTAGATATTAATGATGGACAAGCGGTTGTTTTTAAAGCAGAAAGCCATAATCATCCCAGCTTTGTGGAACCTTATGAAGGAGCTTCTACAGGTGTCGGCGGTATTATTAGAGATATTTTTTCAATGGGTGCTAAGCCCGTTGCATCGCTTGATAGTTTAAGATTTGGAGAAATTAAATACCCTAAAAACCAATTTTTACTTAATCGTGTTGTATCTGGAATTGCTGGCTATGGAAATTGTATTGGTATCCCTACAGTTGGCGGTGAAATTGGTTTTGATGATACTTATAATGGAAATCCATTAGTAAACGTTATGTGTGTAGGATTAATGGACCAATCTGATATCGAAGTTGGTCGATCTAAGGGAACTGGTAATGCGATTATTTATGTTGGTGCCAAAACAGGTCGTGATGGAATAAATGGGGCAACTTTTGCATCTAGTGAATTTAGCGAAAAAGAAGCATCAGACCGTTCAGCAGTTCAAGTTGGTGATCCATTTATGGAAAAGTTATTAGTAGATGCCTGTCTAGAAATAATTAAAAATCATTCTGATATTTTAGTAGGAATTCAGGATATGGGAGCTGCTGGGATTGTTTCTTCATCTGCTGAAATGGCAGCTAAAGCTAACAGTGGTGTCGATCTTGATTTAGACTTAGTGCCAAAACGTGAAAATAGTATGACACCATATGAAATTATGCTATCAGAATCACAAGAAAGAATGCTTTTATGTATTAAAAAAGGCTATGAACAAGAAGTTATTGATATATTCAAAGACTTTGGACTAGAAGCAGTAAATATTGGCCATGTTAATAATGATGGACAGTATCGTTTATCATACTTAGGAAAATCAGTTTGTGATATTCCAACCAAGAGTTTAGTTGATGATGTCCCCGAATATAAACACCCATTAATTAGACCTGACCGTTTAGTTAAAAAGCGCGAAAATTTCATCCCTAAAATTAGTCAACCATATAAAACCTTATCTAATTTACTATCACAGCCAACCATTGCTTCAAAAGAAAATGTATACCGTCAATATGACAGTCGAGTTCAAACTAACACTGTCTTATCACCAGGTAGTGATGCTGCCGTAGTAAGAGTTCGTCACACTAATAAATCATTAGCAATGACTACTGACTGTAATAGTCGTTACATTTATTTAAATCCTTATGTTGGTGGTCAAATTGCGGTTGCTGAAGCTGCTAGAAATATAATTGCCAGTGGTGGTCAACCAATCGGAATCACCGACTGCCTTAATTTTGGTAATCCGGATGATGCAGATAGTTATTATTCAATGGATAAATCAGTTGAGGGGATGTCCAAAGCTTGTGAATTATTTGATACTCCTGTAGTTGGTGGAAATGTCTCTTTATATAACGAAACGGATAGTAAAGCCATTTATCCCACTCCAATGGTCGGAATGGTCGGATTAATTGAAGATAATAATTATATTACAACTCAACATGCAACTAAAGCTAATCAATTGGTATACATAATTGGTGAAACTTATGACGATTTTAATGGTTCCGAATTGCAAAAAATGATTAATAAGGAAATCAGTGGCGATATTAAGCACTTTAATCTTCAAAAAGAATATGATAATCAAAAATTAGTTCAATCAGCCATTCAAAAAGGTTTAGTTGAAAGTGCTCATGATATTAGTGAAGGTGGTCTGGGGGTTTCTTTAGTTGAATCATTATTCAAAAACAATTTAGGTTTCGATGGTTCAATGAATATTACATCAGCTCAATTATTCTCTGAAACGCAATCAAGATTTGTTCTTACTGTTGATAAAGATAATCAATATGAATTTGAAGCATTAATGAAAAGCAACGCTACTTTTATAGGTAAAACTACTGACGGACCATTTATTAATTTTAAGCTCAATAATAATAACTTAAATGGTGAAATGGAGACATTAAAGAATGCTTGGAAGGAAGGTTTGGCATGCTACATGAAGTAA
- the purQ gene encoding phosphoribosylformylglycinamidine synthase subunit PurQ, translating into MKFAVISFPGSNCDNDLYYAIKDALGEQCDIVSSKTYNLDAYDGILIPGGFSFGDYLRSGAIAKLSPIMRAIKKAADDGKFIIGICNGFQILTEANLLPGSLIKNTNMQFVSSWEKVKVVNNKTMFTNNYKKDEIIKIPVAHGEGNYYCDQSTLKQLQENNQILFTYQDNPNGSVQDIAGITNKKGNVLGMMPHPERAVEDILGSKDGLKLFKSILNHKVRV; encoded by the coding sequence ATGAAATTTGCAGTTATTAGTTTTCCTGGATCTAATTGTGATAATGACCTATATTATGCAATTAAAGATGCGTTGGGTGAACAGTGTGATATTGTATCTTCTAAAACTTATAATCTAGACGCTTATGACGGAATTTTAATTCCTGGTGGATTCTCATTTGGTGATTATTTAAGAAGTGGCGCAATAGCAAAATTATCACCAATTATGAGAGCAATAAAAAAAGCAGCTGATGACGGTAAATTTATTATTGGAATTTGCAACGGCTTTCAAATTTTAACTGAAGCTAACTTACTGCCTGGATCATTAATTAAAAACACTAATATGCAGTTTGTTTCATCTTGGGAAAAAGTCAAAGTTGTTAATAACAAAACTATGTTTACTAATAACTATAAAAAAGATGAAATCATTAAAATTCCTGTTGCTCATGGTGAAGGAAATTATTATTGTGATCAATCAACTCTCAAGCAATTACAGGAAAACAACCAAATTTTATTTACATATCAGGACAATCCCAATGGAAGTGTTCAAGATATTGCAGGTATTACCAATAAAAAAGGGAATGTTCTAGGGATGATGCCCCATCCAGAGAGAGCAGTCGAAGATATTTTAGGTAGTAAAGATGGCTTAAAGTTATTTAAATCAATTCTAAATCATAAGGTGAGGGTTTAA
- the purS gene encoding phosphoribosylformylglycinamidine synthase subunit PurS gives MYLVKLYVTHKPSILDPQGEAIKKALHNLNHNSITSITQDKYFEIKIDANCKEDAEKVVKKSCEELLVNQNMETSHYEIKEV, from the coding sequence GTGTATTTAGTGAAACTATATGTAACTCATAAACCATCTATTTTGGATCCACAAGGTGAAGCTATCAAAAAGGCCTTGCACAATTTAAATCACAATAGCATAACTTCAATTACTCAAGATAAATATTTTGAAATAAAAATAGACGCTAATTGCAAAGAAGATGCTGAAAAAGTTGTTAAAAAGTCATGCGAAGAATTACTAGTAAACCAAAATATGGAAACATCCCATTATGAAATAAAGGAAGTGTAA
- the purC gene encoding phosphoribosylaminoimidazolesuccinocarboxamide synthase produces the protein MTNLIDSGKTKELFETEDKNVLRVHYTDHTTAGDGLRNELIDNKGAVNNQISSLIFQFLTKNDIPNHFIKKISDTDQLNQRVNMIPLEVVVRNLSSGHFQKRFGTDDLQKLSKTVVEFFMKSDHLHDPMLNDLDAQALNIAKENELITMRHLALKVNRFMSELFMDMGIILVDFKLEFGINDNGQIILADEISPDSCRLIDATTKNSLDKDVFRKQEGNMMNGYYKILHKLENELG, from the coding sequence ATGACTAATTTAATTGATTCGGGTAAAACTAAAGAACTTTTTGAAACTGAAGATAAGAATGTTTTAAGAGTACATTACACTGATCACACTACCGCTGGTGACGGTCTAAGGAATGAATTAATTGATAATAAAGGTGCTGTTAATAATCAAATATCTAGCTTGATTTTTCAATTTTTAACTAAAAATGACATCCCTAATCATTTTATTAAAAAAATTTCTGATACTGATCAATTAAACCAACGAGTTAACATGATTCCACTGGAAGTAGTTGTTAGAAACCTTTCATCTGGTCATTTTCAAAAACGCTTTGGTACTGATGATTTACAAAAATTATCTAAAACCGTCGTGGAGTTTTTTATGAAAAGTGATCATTTGCATGATCCAATGTTAAATGATTTAGATGCACAAGCCTTGAACATTGCTAAAGAAAATGAATTAATTACCATGCGTCATTTAGCACTCAAAGTAAACAGATTCATGAGTGAATTATTTATGGACATGGGAATCATTCTAGTTGATTTCAAATTGGAGTTTGGAATTAATGATAATGGTCAAATAATTCTGGCAGATGAAATTTCACCCGACTCATGTCGTTTAATTGATGCAACAACCAAAAATTCATTAGACAAAGATGTTTTTCGTAAACAAGAAGGCAATATGATGAACGGTTATTACAAAATTCTACATAAATTAGAAAACGAATTGGGGTAG
- the purK gene encoding 5-(carboxyamino)imidazole ribonucleotide synthase has protein sequence MTNSNDFLTSPSTIGILGGGQLGQMMALSAKEMGYKVGILDPTPKSPAAQVSDFQIVAEYNDKDALKKLAEKSDVLTYEFENVDQDSIKDVQNKVLIPQKLNELSITSHRKREKDFLFNNNLPVVNYQYVNNVDDLKLAVDIIGFPSILKTCEGGYDGHDQIDLNDQEDVIKAAEKINGREWILEQKVNFDKEISIMVARNKDNQIETFPLSENIHKHHILHTSIVPARVDDKVHKNAEKVAQKIAEKLELIGVLGIEFFLLPNDEIIVNELAPRPHNSGHYTIEACNISQFEAHIRCICGLSLPKITMDHHSVMVNLLGDNLTLARNELKDNPAWHLHDYGKAEIRPERKMGHITVVGDSIEDLLKEVKQFE, from the coding sequence ATGACAAACTCGAATGATTTTTTAACATCCCCATCAACAATTGGTATTTTAGGCGGCGGACAATTAGGTCAAATGATGGCCTTGTCAGCCAAAGAAATGGGCTATAAAGTAGGCATCTTGGATCCAACACCCAAGTCTCCAGCAGCTCAGGTTTCTGATTTTCAAATTGTAGCTGAATACAATGATAAAGATGCTCTAAAAAAATTGGCTGAAAAATCTGATGTTTTAACTTATGAGTTTGAAAATGTTGACCAAGATTCAATTAAAGATGTTCAGAATAAAGTTTTGATTCCACAAAAATTAAATGAATTATCTATTACAAGTCATCGTAAGCGTGAAAAAGATTTTTTGTTTAATAATAATTTACCAGTGGTTAACTATCAATATGTTAATAATGTCGATGATTTGAAATTAGCTGTAGATATTATTGGTTTTCCTAGCATCTTAAAAACATGTGAAGGTGGTTATGATGGTCATGATCAAATTGATTTAAACGATCAAGAAGACGTCATAAAGGCTGCTGAAAAAATAAATGGTCGTGAGTGGATTTTAGAACAGAAAGTTAATTTTGATAAAGAAATTTCAATTATGGTAGCTAGAAATAAGGATAATCAAATTGAAACTTTCCCACTAAGCGAAAACATTCATAAACACCATATTTTGCATACTAGTATTGTTCCAGCCAGGGTTGATGATAAAGTTCATAAAAATGCCGAAAAAGTTGCCCAAAAAATAGCTGAAAAACTAGAATTAATTGGAGTATTAGGAATTGAATTCTTTTTACTTCCCAATGATGAAATCATTGTCAATGAATTAGCGCCTAGGCCTCATAATTCTGGCCACTACACAATTGAGGCTTGTAATATTTCACAATTTGAAGCGCACATTAGATGCATTTGTGGATTATCATTGCCTAAAATTACTATGGATCATCACTCAGTAATGGTTAATTTATTAGGCGATAATTTAACATTAGCTAGAAATGAATTAAAAGATAATCCAGCATGGCATCTTCATGACTATGGTAAAGCTGAGATTCGCCCAGAACGAAAAATGGGACATATCACAGTTGTTGGTGATTCCATTGAAGATTTGTTAAAAGAAGTTAAGCAATTTGAATAA
- the purE gene encoding 5-(carboxyamino)imidazole ribonucleotide mutase, which produces MDVAIVMGSISDWPNIKQTASLLEKFEVSFSTHVISAHRMPDQLQEFGKQAKHEQYKVIIAAAGGAAHLPGMLAANTTLPVVGIPVKTKALNGMDSLLSMVQMPSGVPVATVAIGDAGAKNAAILAAQVIALNNPKVEKSLEKFRNNQTQEAINSNDKLE; this is translated from the coding sequence ATGGATGTAGCAATAGTTATGGGTTCAATCTCTGATTGGCCTAATATCAAGCAAACAGCCTCATTGCTAGAAAAATTTGAAGTGTCTTTTAGCACACATGTAATTTCGGCTCATCGCATGCCTGATCAATTGCAAGAATTTGGAAAACAAGCAAAACACGAACAATATAAAGTGATAATTGCTGCTGCAGGTGGAGCAGCTCACTTACCTGGAATGCTAGCAGCAAACACAACTTTACCAGTTGTTGGAATTCCAGTTAAAACCAAAGCGTTAAATGGAATGGATTCATTATTGTCAATGGTTCAAATGCCATCTGGTGTTCCAGTTGCAACTGTAGCAATTGGAGATGCTGGAGCTAAAAATGCAGCTATATTAGCAGCTCAAGTTATTGCCTTGAATAATCCAAAAGTAGAAAAAAGTTTGGAAAAATTCAGAAATAATCAAACCCAGGAGGCTATTAATAGTAATGACAAACTCGAATGA